Part of the Spinacia oleracea cultivar Varoflay chromosome 5, BTI_SOV_V1, whole genome shotgun sequence genome, AAACCATCAAAAgacaaagaaagaatatttgtcGTATACggagatattaccggaaacggaaatatggttcataaaggaaatataaatattatcgaagtcgaagatattaccggaaacggaaatatggttcgtatcggaaatattattggaaatagaaattttgccggaatcggaaatattatcggaaatggatatATTGCCGacatcggaaatattgtcagaatcggaaatattatcaaaaacggaaatattgttcgagtcggaaataaattccggaatcggaaaataaatcggaTGTACGACGAACGACATGCCAACAAGCAAGGTCGGCCCATCACTCGACGAGCCAGCCACAAGCACAGCACATCATGCCAGGCCGCAAGGCCCAACGCGCAGCGGTAACAACAAGCAGCTGGCCAGCGCACATAGCAACCCCGCAACGCATTGCTTGTGCACCAAGGTGACCGGCCATCCCTTAGGGTTTTGAAGTTTTGGGAATTTTCCCAAAACTGCCTAATTCGTTCTTAGGTTTTAGCTCCTAAAGTTTttcctattttcctatatatatGTGGTATAGCATCATAATATACACACGAGTTTTACATTCTTTTTCCTATCACACAAAGTGAGATCCCGAATTAATAAACCTTAGATTAAATCccagttggttgaacctaaggcggatccgagcgtgaGTTGACTTTCTACGAAGGGACGACGTTTGAagttctaacttgttcttgttcggttcgggagcagttagggaaggcacacatcacaaAGTATgtaatctgaattatgctaattaaCTATGTGCAgataatttggattctggcaatttatggtttttccgcatgacattggattgttcataacctaagtgtggtatcacgagcctcttgttaattgcataatcaattataattaacatggattaaattttataaatttgcaaagaattaaagtgGTGAATTAATGTCgtggtaattaattgcaaattcatgtgattatttaattatatgttcgcaggattttcggcagttttgtcaatactAATCGGAATCTTatgattttatagtgaatttcgcatgtaaacgacgttttaaaattttaataaaaagagttttttcggccgaaccaagaatttccaaatttgaagcctaactTTTAGGGGTGAGCACAACAAGGTACCTATTAAAATTCCAGGAACCGGAACCGGAacttgttgcaacaggttccgattCTAGGTAccctatttttttaatttttttaatattgttgatattttattgaaaaactaTCTACTTTATGGTTTgggctttgatttttttttttttgttataattTGGGCTTAAGTTGTAATTCTGTATTTATATTTTCCAACAATTAGCTtggtttgttttatattttgggcATATGAGACATTTTTATTTGGcctgattcttttttttttgggtactcCATGTTACAATTAGTGTGTACAGGGTACCCATTTCAAAAAATTGAGAAAGGGAACCGGaatcggaacctgttgcaacaggttcctaaATTTGTTACCCGGAACCGGAACCTACACAACAGGTTCCGGTCCCGGAAACGCAGATTCCtaacaggttccggttccgaTTCAGGGTACCCTGACTTTTTGCTCACCCATAGTAAATATGaatttttggaggttttagtttttcgaactcaaattataatttgttaatgatgttaaaattaatattttcaaaTCTTGTTAGATAATCTTGAATTAATAAATTACCTACTGCATATGATTAACAATTTCAAGAtttaaattcgttaattatgcAACAATTTGTAATTATAGTTAATTCGtggattttcaaataatttgtaatttgattggatttttaataattaattgataatttaattgggaTCTAGTGATTAAAAGACCACCATAATTTGTTAAAGCTCGAATCTTTAAAATTTTAGGAACCCTAATTTTAATCCCCTAATGTTTATGTAATAGgaaattatttttcttaatgaattttcgattaatcgcctaaatatttatgaaattaatataatttattataatttgtcataaaattttgaaaattacaaaattttgattatataaaatcgttcacaaacttgcacgcacgaagcaatggaaaaCCTAGTGTTATCTGAAAGGGGTGTTGTAATGGTGCAAGCAtgcaacgacgagcaagggagctcgtcgcccatgcggtactgcTACAACGAGCAAGGCAAATGTGTGCGCGGTGTGCGGGCTGCGACCTGTGCGTTGTGTGTGCTCTGTGTGTGTCGGCGTAGGCGAGAAGCAATGGGTGCGAAGAGCAAGCCAGGCAGGGCTGGACGAGCGACACGCTGAGCAAGGGGGATCGCGTGCCCACATCGCCTAGCACACTCGCCCAACGAGCACAAGGCACCGATGATGTGGGTGCTGGCCTCGTGGCAGGCGCGCTACTCCATGCTACCCGCCTAGCGATGTAGGCAGCGGCACGACCGGGCGATGGCTTCGGCCATGGGGCGCACATGCTGTGCCCTGCTGCTGTAAGGCCTTGGCGAGGGATGGGCTTTGCGCCCATGTGCCTTGCCTTGGCCGTAGCGCATGCGTGCTATGGCTATGTGCCACATGTTATTGTACTCGTCTCCCCACGGACGACGCCAAATTGTTtcggggttgaaacgatggtAGAAGCGTCCTTGATATCTTGAGTTCCGGCCAAgtacggtgcctgcaagatgaactccgggccagGGGGGTCCACGAGGCGTAGCCTcggacgctcaagtcagtacaattgatgtataaaatgatAGTGTTTAGGGGGGAGAGAGAGTAGGGTTGCTTCTCTAGGGTCAGAGAATGACCTCTTTTACCTTGCCCCTTGAGGGGTATATACAATGctttgttgggcctttgaggccttATAAGTGATATTGGGCTTTGTTggttttattggcttttgggtTAAAATGGCATGCCCATTTTAACAGCCTAACAGTATATATATACTTGGGCGTAAAAAGTCAAAGTGATATAAACATACTCCGTAGAAAGtacttattactccgtattacggAGTAGGTAAACTTCATTATCGTACAATAcaaatatatactccctccgtcccttaatattcgccTGTTTTTCTTTTCGGGCCGtctcttaatacttgcaccgcttctataaattgattttttaccaatattatattatttctcacacttacctactaacccactcCCTACAAaatatcatttaaaaattcactcCCCCACTACCCTTACACATCTTCTactaactatataaaaaaaatactccaataCCAACaaccacccattaaattaataagtcaatttaagtGTCTTAAAAtacgcaccggtcaaaccgatgCAAATATTaagagacggaggaagtaccaTATTAGTGGTAGAGTAAAATACAAATATACtactctctccgtctctttttgttctttacgttttcctttttgggtatttcaaaatgttctttaccttttcttttatattatcacataaatgacttagtattatatcaaaatttgtgtccaattattattttaaccaattaaattcattgagtcatttaatctctcacacttttccattgggacatcaaaattttctcatttctcaatatcagaattttgataaaagtgaaaatattataaataaacgtaatttatcttatttagataAAAAAAATGAGGAATCCCGATACAaaataattaatcgttaaaacgtgtgaaaaatatcaaatgtaaagaaaaaaaaagagacgaAGGGAGTAACGTATTAGTACACTAGTACATctatccgtggactatggaccatggtgcacatagagcatggtgcaccatgtgcaccaaaagaacacatgtgcataaacaaaagaacatgacactacgacaaaagaacatgcaatataatttttttttacttttttgttataaaaaatcacaatttattaaaaatactccctccgtcccttaatactcgcatcggtttgaccggtgcgtagtttaagacatttgaattgacttaataatttaataggtgttagttgatagtggggtattttttaatatagttagtgagaaATGTGTAATAGGTGGGGAGTAGTGAGTGGGGGGGGgtgtggatttttaaatgatattttgtaaggagtagggtgtaggtggggtagtaggtaagtgtgagaaataatataatattaataaagatttctatttatagaagtggtgcaagtattaagggacgatccgaaaaggaaagcggtgcgagtattaagggacggagggagtataaaaatatatatgtccatgttctttttacgtaaacggatgttcttttaattatatactaatgttcttaaggtgcaccatggtccaccttatAAATTGCGCTAGTACATGCTACAGTTCTACTCCTACTGGATACTGTCCTAAAGGCTATAGTCATACGGAGTACAGAAATGACGATTAAATTCATTAATTTACACCATTAACATGAAATTATCCAATAATAACAAAATATGTAAGTTTACAAATTTCTCCTAAATTCCCTCCCACTCAATCCATCCATATTCCATTTCCTCCCTAAATAAAGCAACACCCCCCACCTTtcccctctctttctctctctacaatcATCAATGGCAGCAATTTCATCAGACTATTCAAACTCCACAATTGCAGACCATCTCAAATGCCGCAAACCCAGAAACCAAcgttcatcatcatcttcagatccaaaaCACCCACAAATGCCTTCAATTATTCAATCCACTCGCTGCAAATCCACCATTTCTTCCCTCCTCCTCTCCACTTTCACCAACAATCATGAAAACACCAAAATCACCCCCAAAAAACACTTCAAAAACCCCGGTTTACGCGGCTTCGGGTGCGCCGCTCGCCCCGAGGTTACCGTCCCGGCTGTTATTAGGTCGTCCGCCGATTGGGAAAGCAATCAAACAAACAACAGGCAACATAAAAACAAGCATAACAATGTTGCGGGTTCGAGTTCCAGTTCTAGAAAGAAGAAGaacaagaataagaataagaatgcGCAACAATTGCAAAGTGTGTTGATGGATGACCCAATTGGGTCAGTTGGTGTTCAAGATTTATGGTGTGGTGATGCTTCTGCTGCTGCTTCTGTTGATTGCGTTCGTCCTCTGTCTTCTGGTCACAACAACAGAGGCAAAATTGATCTTGATAAACTTCATCATAGAGaggttctttttattttattttattttattttcaatttctgaattaatttcctttttatttgggaTTTAAATTTCCTTTTTGGGTTTTTATTGGTGCATATTTGTGAATTGGGATTCTAAAATTAATGGGGAATTTCTGCAGGTGTTACTCCTAGTTTTTATTTATGCATCGtttttgttggatttgagcCCACATTCTTGAATGATACCCGGTATTTAATTATGGAAAATGATATATGTAGCCGCAAGAATTAAGTATTCAAGAGTAGAAACCATAAATCATTAGTTACTCCAATCGACGTGTGATTTTATAATCACCTACATTAAATATTTTGAAACTTCGttcattaaattaattttaaaactttatATGTGTACGTCATTTGTTTGAATTTCTTGGATTAGATGAAGCTATGGCCATAAAAATATTGAAAAATCTGGGGATTCTTCCAACTTTATACCTTAAGTATTGTGCTGCCTTTTGTCTGGGAAAGCATATTCTATGTAGTAGAAAATATTATCATATGGGTTGGATGTTGAGCGCATAGTTTATCCTTCATTTAATTTCACTAATGCTCAGACATTCTGCAGTTTTCCCATCAATTTTGTTAGGTGGCTTAATTCATAGCTTCATCTCTTTGTCTCAACTGATTGGATTAAACTAACGGTATTGGATTAAACTAACGGTTTAGCACTAAGGGCCAAGGACAAGTGTACAACCATCAAATATACAAGTATTATTTAAAGTCGTATTAATGTTAGAATGCACGACAAAATCACGCGTCAACCTGTGTTAGTCCGTATTGTTTACTTGTTTAGTTTAGACATCATTTTACTTAAACTACTGTTACTGTCATGGTTCTTTTTCCATTGAAGTTTTGTTTAGATTTTGGTCAACATTTCTTGTGAATTCTTTTAAAACACCGTATTTGTTATtcttttgagttgtatttctgTCTTTCCTGTCAGCTTCTATCGTTTGCCAGTATCGTTTGACTATAATCTGTCATTAATTTGTTGTATCCTTGTCGACTTGCAGCGTGCCTCCTATAATTCTAGACAGAGAGTGAACACTGAGCATTTTGCTGCCCCAGGCCTGGATTCTGCCTTTGATGTTCCCTCTTTTGGACCAGATGTATTTGAAGCCCAGTACTACCATCATATGCGTAGTCGAACCCCCGAGGGGTTAGCAGAGGTTTGTTAATATCATGCTTGTACAAATTTGGTTTTTGACATTTCAATTACATCTTGCACTATCGTAGTTTAACCTTTATGCAAGGAAAAACTTTGCTTAGCAATCTAGGAATGGATTTGAAAGTGCCCATTTATTTGTTTGTCAAGTGACTTTTACTTGATGATGTTTTCGGCTTTTAGGTATGGTTTGTCCCCTAATCATAGTATATATTTCTTGCGTGGCATCTATTTCATTATTACATTAGTGTCCTGCTTTTTTTATAACAATTTATTCATGAGAAAATAGATGtcacatttatttatattaGGTGTAAAGTAATGTTTCACCAATATCTGGCTTCTAATTTAAACAAACAACCTATAGGGTGTCCCATTGTATCATTGTTAGACCCCAACCTATAGTCCGCTTCACAGGATTTGTTTGGTACAACTAGATCATATGATACTACAGCCATAAATCACTCATTCTTCTTGGGCTTGAAGGTAAACAATCAGCTCAGTTGCGACTTTGTTTTAAGATAATAGACTACATTTGATGAAAGTAAAGGCTTGCTTAGAATAATCAATTCATACCCAGATATgtattccctcaaaaaaaaaaaaaaaatttgcatATTTTCTTACAAGGTACTATTAGGATTGTAACTTTTGCCATGATATAGTCAAAGGAAATACTTTTTGGTTAAAATTGAGATTATTTTAGGAATTATTTAACTGCAAAAGCGAAACGTTCTTCGTATTATTTGTATTTAGAAATGGGTTTAAATTATTGGAATTTGCAATTCCAATTGGGGATTCTAGTGCCTGAAGGTAGGTACTTTTAGGATTGTAGCTTTTGCCATGATATAAAGGAAATACTTTTGGTTTAAATTGAGATTATTTTAGGAATTATTTTACTGCAAAAGTAAAacgtacttcgtattatttgtATTTAGAAATGAATTAAATTATTggaatttacaattccaatTGGGGATTCTAGTGCCTGAATGTAGGTAAAGTGGGTTTGACTTTACTTCTGTTCTCAACCTTGATAACCACATCCTTTTCCTAGTGCCCTTATTTCTTTATATCTCTAAATCTCTAATGATTCTGTTTTGTTTGAGGAAACAATTAATTATGTTTAGTAGCTTGCTCGTGAATTTATGTTGCTACTTTAGACCATCCCTGTAGGGGTTAAGTAATGATTTGTAAGGCAGTGTTGATAACGTCCTCATAGGGTTGGGTATTCATAGAGGTCACAGAAGCGTACCTGCTACTTATAGAACATATTGGAAGTGTGACTTTTGTGGGTAGCTCCATGAAAAGTTAAACCAATgtgtgaaaaataaaaaagttatgGATGCATTATCTAAGCGTAGTTAGCTAAAAATGAGGCTAAAATATTCGATATCTGTTTACAAACTGTTCAAAAATGGAGTTTACAAACTGTTCTCTGTATGTTCAATCTCTGTTTAACAAATAGATTAAAACACtcctgcaaaaataaataatgtTAAATAAAAAACGCAGCATagattctaaaatatttttagtTCTTGTTTCAGGCTTTCAGCATAACCTTAAGTCTTTTAACTTCAGGGTTTTGTTATGCACATAAGCCGTCTCATATCTGTCTTTTCCTAGATGATTATATGGAGCTCttcattaattatatttaaatgttGTTTGAAACAGTTAGAGATATTATTGAAGGTAACATGGTGAAAATTAAGAAAGGAACCTTGGTTTTTCTTCTTAGTTACTTGATTAAACAAACTCCAATATTGTTATAGGATACTTGGATGTAAAGGTCTAAAGGATGCCATCCTAGAATCCATATCTCTCATTATTGTCCCAATGAAGTCAGCTCATAACATTGGCACAGAGTATATTAAAAATAGTGGGTTGTTTTGACTTTTGAAGAGAAATTCATCAAAACTTAAGCTAGTTTTCATCTCCATCACAAATTTGCTGAAAAACAATAGTAATTTTTCTTGTCCCAACTTAATGAAATGCTGTCAAGATGGATTTCCGAACAGCTCCTTGTTGGTACTTGGTATTTTACGTGTTGCAGCTTTTAGAGCTGACTTAAAAGCTGTTTGATGTATGGATATTGGATGTGCTATGATAAATAGCCTGTTGTAAACTTCCCTGGATCCGGGCTTTAGATACAAAGAATTCAGAAATAGATtgataaacaaaaaatatacttaAGTTTTCCTCTTGGAAGAACATATTTCCAATATACAGAGTAAATGATAATATTTGGcttgtaatttttttaaaagattgtTTACGGAAGGGCTTGCTTTTTTTCTCTTCATTTTCCCCCTCAAAACCAATTTTAGGCTGTTAAGAATGTCAATTAAGAATAATCGTTTTTATTGCATAGAGATAACTATGTTTTTCTTGCTTGCTGATTTGCAATTTTATAATCAGCCTATATCAAGAGCAGTTTGTTTTACAGAACTAACATTGATGAGGCTCCAGTGAACCTATTCTCTTCCCACATTAGTCCAGAGCCAAGTAGCTCTTtagtaattttaaaaaaaaaaattgtattcaAGTAGCGTTCAATCTGAAGTAGCATGTTGCCATAGTTTCCTGTGTGGCGTTGTGCTGACTACTGAGTCCCCCAATTATTCCTGTGCTGCTTGTTAAATAATTGTATTGCGGTACGTTATACGTCCTAGACTGTGTTGAATGAATGGGTCAACAAAACTAACTTATATGTATGCTTTGGACACAGATCTTAATGTTCCAAAA contains:
- the LOC110804513 gene encoding uncharacterized protein, whose translation is MAAISSDYSNSTIADHLKCRKPRNQRSSSSSDPKHPQMPSIIQSTRCKSTISSLLLSTFTNNHENTKITPKKHFKNPGLRGFGCAARPEVTVPAVIRSSADWESNQTNNRQHKNKHNNVAGSSSSSRKKKNKNKNKNAQQLQSVLMDDPIGSVGVQDLWCGDASAAASVDCVRPLSSGHNNRGKIDLDKLHHRERASYNSRQRVNTEHFAAPGLDSAFDVPSFGPDVFEAQYYHHMRSRTPEGLAEILMFQNGLLSGRRSGGADRYRDLRLDVDNMTYEELLELGDSIGHVNTGLRDDQIGRCLRKTKLSVINELASQPRISAEIEGKCSICQEEYEADEEVGKLECGHDYHLHCIKQWLVRKNACPVCKAEASSL